Proteins from one Ahaetulla prasina isolate Xishuangbanna chromosome 2, ASM2864084v1, whole genome shotgun sequence genomic window:
- the LOC131192802 gene encoding rano class II histocompatibility antigen, A beta chain-like, which yields MGNAGVPLLLLVGVLAQHPGSEGGKKLPVHFLYQEKTDCLFPLDGRQRVRYLDRYFYDRQEFVRFDSHVGKHVAITEFGEPEAKEWNSNKVILMMKRAEVDRFCGHNYKAAKMGLVVGRRTKPTVTISPTKMDLASPNTILLCTAMGFYPMEIEVQWLKNGEPEKEGVAFGEELQNGDWTYQLQVMLETQPQRGDLYTCKVEHASLEAPITIQWEPRSSSSARSKLWTGIMGAVIGVAFLAAGLFSYLKSKKATFIQPPAGLSGASLWTPRMNLDPLRVPGDEMESNPWF from the exons ATGGGCAATGCTGGGGTCCCTTTGCTGTTGCTGGTGGGGGTGCTGGCCCAGCACCCTGGAAGCGAAGGAGGGAAGAAGCTCCCTG TCCATTTCTTGTACCAGGAGAAGACCGACTGTCTTTTCCCCCTCGATGGGAGGCAGCGGGTGCGTTACCTGGACAGGTACTTCTATGACCGGCAGGAGTTTGTCCGCTTCGACAGCCACGTCGGGAAGCACGTGGCCATCACAGAGTTTGGAGAGCCGGAGGCCAAGGAGTGGAACAGCAACAAGGTCATTCTGATGATGAAGCGGGCTGAAGTGGATCGCTTCTGTGGACACAACTACAAGGCAGCCAAGATGGGGCTTGTGGTTGGCCGGAGAA CCAAGCCCACCGTCACCATCTCCCCCACCAAGATGGACCTCGCTTCCCCCAACACCATCCTCCTCTGCACCGCGATGGGCTTTTACCCCATGGAGATCGAGGTCCAGTGGCTGAAGAACGGGGAGCCGGAGAAGGAGGGTGTGGCCTTTGGGGAGGAGCTCCAGAACGGAGACTGGACCTACCAGCTCCAGGTGATGCTGGAGACCCAGCCCCAGCGGGGGGACCTCTACACTTGCAAGGTGGAGCACGCCAGCCTGGAGGCCCCCATCACCATTCAGTGGG agCCCCGTTCCTCCAGCTCTGCCAGGAGCAAACTCTGGACGGGGATAATGGGGGCTGTGATAGGAGTGGCCTTCCTGGCCGCGGGGCTCTTCTCTTACCTAAAGAGCAAGAAAG CAACGTTCATCCAGCCACCTGCAG GTCTCTCTGGAGCCTCCCTTTGGACCCCTCGGATGAACCTGGACCCACTTCGAGTCCCAGGAGATGAGATGGAGAGCAATCCCTGGTTCTAA
- the PFDN6 gene encoding prefoldin subunit 6 — protein sequence MQGEKDTMGEALQKKLQAELEKYQQLQKEMSKCMTARQKLEAQLTENHVVKEELDLLDSSNSVYKLIGPVLVKQDTEEAKATVGKRLEYITGEIKRYEAQIQDYERKSEQHREALGRLQQEFQRTQGKVSVKT from the exons ATGCAAGGAGAGAAAGACACAATGGGTGAAGCTCTGCAAAAGAAGCTACAGGCAGAGCTAGAGAAATATCAGCAGCTGCAGAAAG AAATGAGCAAATGCATGACAGCCCGTCAGAAGCTGGAGGCTCAGTTGACAGAGAACCATGTGGTGAAGGAG gAATTGGACCTGCTGGACTCATCTAACTCCGTCTACAAGCTCATCGGGCCAGTGCTGGTGAAGCAGGACACCGAGGAAGCCAAAGCAACCGTGGGAAAGAGGCTGGAGTACATCACAGGGGAGAT CAAACGCTACGAGGCTCAGATTCAGGACTACGAGCGGAAGTCGGAGCAGCATCGGGAGGCCCTGGGCCGGCTGCAGCAGGAGTTCCAGCGGACCCAGGGCAAGGTGTCTGTCAAGACCTGA